One Desulfatitalea tepidiphila genomic window, TAGGTGGCGATGGGCAAAAAGATATACTTGGAATCGACCAGGTTGCCGGCATGAAACGAAGCCGGAATGGTGGGAATCTTCTCCTCGTCGAAGTCACGCTTGAGGGCCAGGGTGCTGCCTGTGGAGTAGTTGAGATAGAGCACGATCCCTTCACTCAGAAAATCCTCGAAGTTGCGTTTGGTGATGTCGGTCTGGTACTGATCGTCGCGGATCGGGCAGTCCACTGTATCGTCACCGAGCAACTTCGTGTCGTTGACATAGCGGACATAATCTTCCACCCCTTTGGAGTAAGGGTTGCCGGCATCCGAGGTCGGTCCGGTGATGGCCAGGGACAAGGCCAATTTATGGACTTGGCCGGCGTGGGACGGTGCCGCCAGCACTGCACACACAATCACCGCTAACACCACTTGCATCATGAACGCATGTCTCTTTTTCATACTCCCCTCCCTTGTTTGGCGGGCGTTTGAACCGGTGCCCTTTGAATGCCCACGAGCGGCCTCCCGCCGATCAATAGCGGAAAGGCCAAAGCTTCACATAAGAGCGGCAGATGCGCCACCAATTGGCGATGCCGCGCGGTTCGAACATCAGAAAGAGCACGATCACCAGACCGAACGTCAACGGTTTGAGCGCAGTGGCCAGGTTCATGTTGGCCGGCAAGAACTGGGCGGACCACTCCACCAGATTTTCCACTTGCAGATCCAGAATGCGAATGGCCGCGGGCCCCCAGAAGGAGCCGGTCAAGGTGCCCAGACCGCCCACGATCGCCATGGCCAAGTAGGATATGGACTGCGACAAGGTGAACGACTCGATGCCTGCGCCACGATAGAGGTAGGCGTGCAGCGCACCGGCCACACCGGCGAAGAATCCGGCCAGGGCAAAGGCGTACACCTTGGTCAACCCGGGGTTCATTCCCATGGCATCGGCTGCCCGGTCATTGTCGCGCACCGCCACCAGGCTGCGGCCGTAACGGGAACGAAGCAGATTGCGAACGGCCAGCCCGAAAAGGATCACGATGGTCAGTATGACATAATACCAGAACAGATAGTGGTCGCCACGCGATACCATGCCGGTCAGCCAGTAGACCCGACCGATGGGGATCGTCTGACCCTGGTTGAAAAGGGGCAGGAAATTGATGGTCCACTGGAATATCATCTGAAAAGACAAAGTGGCGATGGCCAGATAAAGGTGTTTCAAACGCAGGGCCGGCAGACCGACGAAGGCGCCGAACACGGCCCCCACCGCTCCCGAAAGAACCAGCATGAGCGGCCAGGCGTGGGTGATGAGCACATGGGAATCGCCTATGGTCCGGGCGAACACAGCCAGGGTATACGCCCCCACGCCTACGAACGCGGCGTGACCGATGGAGATCAATCCGGCAAAGCCGGTGACCAGGTTCAACCCGATGATCGCCACCATGGCGATCAGGATGTTGTCCAACACCAGCATGTATTTGTTGCTCACTTCGTACACCAGCGGCCAGATGAATAGCACGGCAATGAAGACGGCGAACACCAGCCGGTCCAGATGGGTGAAGAAGATGCGCTGCTCTTCCCGGTAGGTACTGAAAAAGTTCCCTGTGGCCAGCCATCGGTTTGCGGACATAGCTTACACCCGTTCGATTTCATGGGTACCGAACAACCCATGCGGTTTAAACAACAGGATGATCAATAAAATGACATACGGCAGCACATCTGCGGTGCCGTTGAGACCCCAGTTGCCGTCCAGATAGCCCGCGGCGAATTGCTGGATCAATCCCATGATGATGCCGGCTACCACCGCCCCTACGATGGAGTCCAGGCCGCCCAGGATCACCACCGGGAACACGATGATGCCAAAGGCGTGCAGGGTCTCGAAATTCAGACCGGTGATATTGCCGATGATGCCCCCGGCCGCAGCTGCGCTCAGGCCCGCCATGGCCCAGGCCAGACCGAACACCCTTGGCACGGAGATTCCCACGGACATGGAGGCGAACTGATCGTC contains:
- a CDS encoding branched-chain amino acid ABC transporter permease, with the translated sequence MSANRWLATGNFFSTYREEQRIFFTHLDRLVFAVFIAVLFIWPLVYEVSNKYMLVLDNILIAMVAIIGLNLVTGFAGLISIGHAAFVGVGAYTLAVFARTIGDSHVLITHAWPLMLVLSGAVGAVFGAFVGLPALRLKHLYLAIATLSFQMIFQWTINFLPLFNQGQTIPIGRVYWLTGMVSRGDHYLFWYYVILTIVILFGLAVRNLLRSRYGRSLVAVRDNDRAADAMGMNPGLTKVYAFALAGFFAGVAGALHAYLYRGAGIESFTLSQSISYLAMAIVGGLGTLTGSFWGPAAIRILDLQVENLVEWSAQFLPANMNLATALKPLTFGLVIVLFLMFEPRGIANWWRICRSYVKLWPFRY